Proteins from a single region of Granulicella tundricola MP5ACTX9:
- a CDS encoding rhodanese-like domain-containing protein: MSLTMVVAAVLILAVLGAGEWYRRRRKRLFLASHSINVEQLHALLAGNEGGSIHVIDVRQPLDLLAHSEIIPGSRRIPPKEILGNPGLLDKEQETVVYCTCPSDETAGKIMQKAVSLGFEKVKILHGGLDAWKEKRYPVEPYESAFHLDTPA, translated from the coding sequence ATGAGCCTGACGATGGTGGTGGCTGCGGTTCTGATCCTTGCGGTTTTAGGGGCGGGGGAATGGTATCGGCGGAGGCGTAAGCGACTCTTTCTCGCGTCGCACAGCATCAATGTCGAGCAGTTGCATGCGCTTCTTGCGGGCAATGAAGGTGGGTCGATTCATGTGATCGACGTGCGTCAGCCTTTGGATCTGCTGGCTCACTCTGAGATCATTCCGGGCTCGCGGAGGATTCCGCCGAAGGAGATCCTGGGGAATCCCGGGCTGCTCGATAAGGAGCAGGAGACGGTTGTGTACTGCACCTGTCCGTCAGATGAGACGGCCGGCAAGATTATGCAGAAGGCCGTGTCTCTGGGGTTCGAGAAGGTGAAGATTCTTCATGGCGGGCTGGATGCGTGGAAGGAAAAGAGGTACCCGGTTGAGCCGTACGAGAGTGCCTTCCATCTGGACACTCCCGCTTAG
- a CDS encoding SDR family oxidoreductase has protein sequence MSAKQSVVLTGASTGIGWATAKVLLDKGFRVFGTVRKQSDADRLSAEFGKDFVPLLADVTDEAAVQQAATLVGEMLGKERLAGLVNNAGIVVGGPLLHLDPSEMRRQMEVNLIGPFLVTKAFAPLLGSDPARSGKPGRIVQISSVSGKMGVPFVGAYSASKFALEGMSESLRRELLLYGIDVIIVGPGAVITPIWDKAQAEDFSRFDATDYGPIIQRFLAFFAEEGKKGLAAEEIGHAIHRALTVSKPKVRYAVVPQRFKNWTLPNLLSKRMVDRILGKQFGLMKK, from the coding sequence ATGAGTGCAAAACAGAGTGTGGTCCTTACCGGAGCATCGACCGGTATCGGCTGGGCCACGGCAAAAGTTCTTCTGGATAAGGGATTTCGTGTCTTTGGGACCGTACGAAAGCAGAGCGACGCAGACCGGCTGAGCGCTGAGTTCGGCAAGGACTTTGTTCCATTGCTGGCGGATGTAACCGACGAGGCAGCGGTGCAGCAGGCGGCCACCCTGGTGGGCGAGATGTTGGGCAAAGAGAGGTTGGCCGGGCTGGTCAACAACGCCGGTATCGTGGTCGGCGGCCCATTGCTGCACCTGGACCCCTCCGAGATGCGTCGGCAGATGGAGGTCAATCTCATCGGACCCTTCCTCGTAACGAAGGCCTTTGCCCCTCTGCTCGGAAGCGACCCAGCAAGGTCGGGAAAACCAGGACGAATCGTCCAGATCAGCTCGGTCTCCGGCAAGATGGGGGTGCCGTTTGTCGGCGCCTATTCGGCCTCCAAGTTCGCCCTCGAGGGAATGTCGGAGAGTCTCCGGCGCGAGCTTCTGCTCTACGGAATCGATGTCATCATCGTGGGCCCCGGAGCCGTGATCACGCCCATCTGGGATAAGGCCCAGGCGGAGGACTTCAGCCGCTTCGATGCCACCGACTATGGCCCAATCATTCAACGCTTCCTGGCCTTCTTCGCCGAAGAGGGCAAGAAGGGACTGGCCGCCGAGGAGATCGGTCACGCAATCCATCGCGCCTTGACGGTCAGCAAGCCGAAGGTCCGGTACGCGGTCGTGCCGCAACGCTTCAAGAACTGGACGCTGCCCAACCTGCTGTCAAAGCGGATGGTCGACCGCATCCTCGGCAAGCAGTTTGGGTTGATGAAGAAGTAG
- a CDS encoding TetR/AcrR family transcriptional regulator — protein sequence MAYPSKTDRATILAAAVEQLEEQGLRGLSLRSLAGSLELAPNALYRYFADRAALESALAGEVSRLLHAAMQRAVRKGRPEQAIHSIARAYLAFARSRPNLYELLLLPCDNAKEEADSHEKLWKFVVEHVSAITGPGHVNDASVALWAFLHGIAGLEAAKLFGDEKPVTSFDFGLAAWLAAASTSHAESR from the coding sequence ATGGCGTATCCCTCCAAGACCGACCGTGCAACGATCCTTGCGGCGGCGGTCGAACAGCTTGAAGAACAAGGGCTCCGCGGCCTTTCGCTCCGCTCGCTTGCGGGCTCGCTCGAACTTGCTCCGAACGCCCTGTATCGCTACTTTGCGGATCGCGCGGCGCTCGAATCGGCTCTTGCCGGCGAGGTCTCCCGCCTGCTTCACGCCGCGATGCAGCGGGCTGTGCGCAAGGGCAGACCGGAGCAAGCCATCCATAGCATTGCGCGGGCCTACCTCGCCTTCGCCCGCAGTCGCCCCAACCTTTATGAGTTGCTCCTTCTGCCGTGCGACAACGCGAAAGAGGAGGCGGATTCCCATGAAAAGCTTTGGAAGTTCGTCGTCGAACACGTGAGCGCGATCACGGGACCAGGTCACGTCAACGATGCTTCTGTCGCTCTGTGGGCCTTCCTCCACGGAATTGCAGGGCTGGAAGCCGCCAAGCTTTTTGGAGACGAGAAACCTGTTACCAGCTTCGACTTTGGTTTGGCCGCGTGGCTGGCGGCGGCCTCCACAAGCCATGCGGAGTCAAGGTAA
- a CDS encoding PDDEXK nuclease domain-containing protein: MGRGGLRVDGDVSHLLAGLRELIQEARQRVLRSVDEVQVQTYWEVGRHIVEFEQGGAARAAYGSKLLQTLAGELAAEFGKGFDVSNLRHMRVFYQAFPKQDALRRELSWTHYRTLLRVESGAARQWYMQEAAGQGWTTRALERQIGTLYYERLLSSSDRAEVEREAGEQVSKLATPRDFVRDPVMLEFLGLPGTGKLLEADLERALLDNLQAFLLELGRGFAFVARQFRVSSESKDFYIDLVFYNYLLKCFVLFDLKSGELTHQDIGQMDMYVRITDDLKRGPDDNPTVGIILCTQKDASIVRYSVLHENEQIFASRYKLVLPSEEELRAELDRERGKLAEGAGWER; encoded by the coding sequence ATGGGGCGAGGCGGCTTGAGGGTGGACGGAGATGTGTCTCACCTGCTGGCTGGGCTGAGGGAGCTGATTCAGGAGGCTCGGCAGCGGGTGCTGCGGAGTGTAGATGAGGTCCAGGTTCAGACGTACTGGGAGGTTGGGCGGCACATTGTGGAGTTCGAGCAGGGTGGTGCGGCGCGGGCGGCTTATGGGAGCAAGCTGCTGCAGACGCTGGCGGGGGAGTTGGCGGCGGAGTTTGGGAAGGGGTTCGATGTATCGAACCTGCGGCATATGCGGGTGTTCTACCAGGCGTTTCCAAAACAGGACGCGCTGCGTCGTGAATTGAGCTGGACGCACTACCGGACGCTGCTGCGGGTGGAGAGTGGGGCGGCTCGGCAGTGGTACATGCAGGAGGCGGCGGGGCAGGGGTGGACGACGCGTGCGCTGGAACGGCAGATTGGGACGCTTTATTATGAGCGGCTGCTCTCCAGCTCCGACCGTGCGGAGGTGGAGCGGGAGGCGGGCGAGCAGGTGAGCAAGCTCGCGACGCCGAGGGACTTTGTGCGCGATCCGGTGATGCTGGAGTTTCTGGGACTGCCGGGAACGGGGAAGCTGCTGGAGGCGGATCTGGAACGGGCGCTGCTGGATAACCTGCAGGCGTTTCTGCTGGAGCTGGGGCGAGGGTTTGCGTTTGTGGCTCGGCAGTTCCGGGTGAGCAGCGAGTCGAAGGATTTTTATATCGACCTGGTGTTTTATAACTATCTGCTGAAGTGCTTTGTGCTGTTCGATCTGAAGTCTGGGGAGCTGACGCATCAGGACATTGGGCAGATGGATATGTATGTGCGGATCACGGACGATCTGAAGCGGGGGCCGGACGACAATCCTACGGTGGGGATCATTCTTTGCACGCAGAAGGATGCTTCGATTGTGCGGTACTCCGTGCTGCATGAGAATGAACAGATCTTTGCGAGCCGTTACAAGCTGGTGCTGCCGTCCGAGGAGGAGTTGCGGGCGGAGCTGGATCGGGAACGAGGGAAGCTGGCGGAGGGGGCGGGATGGGAACGGTGA
- a CDS encoding carboxymuconolactone decarboxylase family protein: MGTVRLWTDEEAASDARVAAVFADIRVMRGSDFINNFWRALANQPAALERTWAKLKVVMMEPGELDPLTKELIYIAVSTVNGCGYCVHSHSAAARAKGMTEGQHGELLGVIGMAMETNALATALQIAVDGAFLV; the protein is encoded by the coding sequence ATGGGAACGGTGAGGCTTTGGACGGATGAGGAGGCTGCGAGCGATGCTCGAGTGGCTGCGGTGTTTGCGGATATACGGGTGATGCGTGGGTCTGATTTCATCAACAACTTCTGGCGGGCGCTGGCGAATCAGCCGGCGGCGCTGGAGCGGACGTGGGCGAAGCTGAAGGTGGTGATGATGGAGCCGGGGGAGCTCGATCCGCTGACGAAGGAGCTGATTTATATTGCGGTTTCTACGGTGAATGGGTGCGGGTACTGTGTGCATTCGCACAGCGCGGCGGCGAGGGCGAAGGGGATGACGGAGGGCCAGCATGGGGAGCTGCTGGGGGTGATCGGGATGGCGATGGAGACGAATGCGTTGGCGACGGCTCTGCAGATTGCGGTGGATGGGGCGTTTCTGGTCTGA
- a CDS encoding glycoside hydrolase family 5 protein: protein MLVGRMVAGLVLSLGLAAGSMQGQFVHTHKTEVLDGQSKPLLIRGTNLGDWFVPEGYMWHLPDTVQSPREIEGLVRELIGPTKATEFWHEYRQRYVMRADIHLLKQAGFNTVRVPFHYKFFETDDAEGFALVDRLLGWCRAEGLYVILDMHVAPGYQTGKNIDDSDGYPWLLKDEGEQAHAVAVWERIARHYKDDKTVIGYDLLNEPIPNYPKLKPLNELLEPLYKKLTVAIRRIDTKHMMIYGGAQWDGDFSVFGAPFDANALYTWHRYKAEPTEAAFKQYAAFRQRYQVPIYLGESGENTDAWIASFRAANEKANIGWTFWPYKKMSATTSPVSFAKPDGWDEVLAFAALQRGSVLAPERLKVRPEQGVLDRAFSSMLENIKAERCTVNEGYIHALLPDAPAELKVE, encoded by the coding sequence ATGCTCGTTGGCCGTATGGTTGCAGGCCTTGTGTTGAGTCTTGGTCTTGCTGCCGGCTCGATGCAGGGACAGTTTGTTCACACTCACAAGACCGAGGTTCTGGATGGGCAGAGCAAGCCCCTGCTGATCCGGGGGACGAACCTGGGAGACTGGTTTGTTCCCGAGGGATATATGTGGCATCTGCCGGATACGGTGCAGAGTCCGCGGGAGATCGAGGGGCTGGTCCGGGAGTTGATTGGGCCGACGAAGGCGACGGAGTTCTGGCATGAGTATCGGCAGAGGTATGTGATGCGGGCGGATATTCACCTGCTGAAGCAGGCGGGATTCAATACTGTTCGGGTGCCGTTTCACTACAAGTTCTTTGAGACGGACGATGCGGAGGGGTTCGCGCTGGTGGATCGCCTGCTGGGGTGGTGCCGGGCGGAAGGGCTTTATGTGATCCTGGATATGCACGTTGCGCCGGGGTATCAGACGGGGAAGAATATCGACGACAGCGATGGGTATCCTTGGCTGCTGAAGGATGAAGGGGAGCAGGCTCATGCGGTGGCGGTGTGGGAGCGGATTGCTCGGCACTACAAGGACGATAAGACGGTGATCGGGTACGACCTGCTGAATGAGCCGATCCCGAACTATCCGAAGCTGAAGCCACTGAACGAGCTGCTGGAGCCGCTGTATAAGAAGCTGACGGTGGCGATCCGGCGGATCGATACGAAGCACATGATGATCTATGGCGGAGCGCAGTGGGATGGCGACTTCAGCGTGTTTGGAGCGCCGTTCGATGCGAATGCACTGTATACGTGGCACAGATACAAGGCCGAGCCGACGGAGGCTGCGTTCAAGCAGTATGCGGCGTTCCGCCAGAGGTACCAGGTGCCGATCTACCTGGGCGAGTCCGGCGAGAATACGGATGCGTGGATCGCTAGCTTCCGGGCGGCGAATGAGAAGGCGAACATCGGATGGACGTTCTGGCCGTATAAGAAGATGAGCGCGACGACCTCTCCGGTGAGCTTTGCGAAGCCGGATGGATGGGATGAGGTGCTGGCGTTCGCGGCGCTGCAGCGTGGGTCTGTGCTGGCTCCGGAGCGGTTGAAGGTGAGGCCGGAGCAGGGGGTGCTGGATCGTGCGTTTTCGAGCATGCTCGAAAACATCAAGGCGGAGCGATGCACGGTGAATGAAGGGTATATCCATGCGCTGCTGCCGGATGCGCCTGCGGAGTTGAAGGTAGAGTAA
- a CDS encoding nuclear transport factor 2 family protein: MLEALNAHWRASAAGEIDAEHDIYDDDVLCEYPQSGERILGRVNLQALRGHHPGRPSGFEVRRIFGEGNLWITEYTIIYQGKPAYTVSMMEFRDGKVVHETQYFADPFDAPGWRSQWFKARREACRWVRCPRLSSLRTA, translated from the coding sequence ATACTTGAGGCTTTGAACGCGCACTGGCGCGCGTCAGCGGCTGGTGAGATCGACGCGGAGCATGACATCTACGACGACGATGTCTTGTGTGAGTATCCGCAGTCCGGCGAGCGCATTCTTGGGCGCGTCAACTTGCAGGCGCTGAGGGGTCATCATCCTGGTAGACCGTCCGGGTTTGAGGTCAGGCGGATCTTCGGTGAGGGCAATCTCTGGATCACGGAGTACACGATTATCTACCAGGGGAAGCCCGCTTATACGGTGAGCATGATGGAGTTTCGCGACGGTAAGGTTGTGCATGAGACGCAGTACTTTGCCGATCCCTTTGACGCACCGGGGTGGCGAAGCCAGTGGTTCAAGGCAAGGCGTGAGGCTTGCCGGTGGGTACGGTGTCCGCGGCTCTCATCTTTGCGTACCGCTTAG
- a CDS encoding amidohydrolase family protein encodes MNLRSLTLALTSPALAWTVAFGQPTPPPPLAIEHVTVLPMTAGGTVLHDQTVTLRDGRITAIEASTATKPASGVRRIDGTGKYLMPSLADAHVHLENDRFLRLFLDNPKIPAGTIRTEDIFLPYVANGVLQVIDLSATSETVGQRDEVENGRVLGPHIALAAMIDGKDPILPVGMTRVAATPSDGRQAVRDASVEGYELIKVYSTLDLPTFTAIVDEAHKLHMPVVGHIPQRGKGTTDKFFQPGFGMVAHAEEFAQQTDVPVEADIPGYVEMAKRNGTWLTGTLSLDERIVEEASHPESLQARPELQFLSPPIYTYVTAHNPYVANANAKFIDYVRSIVAFNRKLIQAFAAAGIPVLAGTDTPVPGMVAGFALHDELEAMARYGLSNQQVLEGATRLPAEWLGVAGDRGVVAPGKRADLLLLDADPMADVANTRRITAVIAGGRFLSRTDLDQQMAALAKRYAKMRAADTVPTGKPHALP; translated from the coding sequence ATGAACCTACGCAGCCTGACCCTCGCCTTGACCTCTCCAGCTCTTGCATGGACGGTTGCCTTCGGACAGCCAACCCCGCCGCCGCCCTTGGCAATCGAGCACGTCACCGTTCTCCCTATGACCGCAGGCGGCACCGTGCTGCACGACCAGACCGTCACCCTCCGCGACGGCCGCATCACGGCAATAGAAGCCTCAACCGCAACCAAACCAGCCAGCGGCGTCAGGCGCATCGATGGCACAGGAAAGTACCTGATGCCGAGCCTCGCAGACGCACACGTGCATCTTGAAAACGACCGCTTCCTGCGCCTCTTCCTCGATAACCCAAAGATCCCCGCCGGCACCATCCGCACCGAAGACATCTTCCTGCCCTACGTAGCCAACGGCGTCCTGCAGGTGATCGATCTATCCGCCACCTCGGAGACAGTAGGCCAGCGCGATGAGGTCGAAAACGGACGCGTCCTCGGACCTCACATTGCGCTCGCTGCGATGATCGATGGCAAAGACCCCATCCTGCCCGTCGGCATGACGCGCGTCGCAGCAACCCCCAGCGATGGCCGCCAGGCAGTCCGTGACGCATCGGTCGAAGGCTACGAGCTCATCAAGGTCTACAGCACTTTGGATCTCCCAACCTTCACAGCCATCGTTGACGAGGCGCACAAGCTGCACATGCCGGTCGTGGGCCACATCCCTCAACGCGGCAAAGGCACCACAGACAAGTTCTTCCAGCCCGGATTCGGCATGGTGGCCCACGCGGAGGAGTTCGCCCAGCAGACCGATGTGCCGGTCGAAGCTGACATCCCAGGCTACGTAGAGATGGCAAAACGGAACGGAACCTGGCTCACGGGAACGCTCTCATTGGATGAGCGGATCGTTGAAGAGGCATCCCACCCAGAGTCCTTGCAGGCCCGGCCTGAACTGCAGTTTCTCTCACCCCCGATCTACACCTATGTCACCGCCCACAATCCCTACGTAGCAAACGCAAACGCGAAGTTCATTGACTATGTCCGTTCGATCGTCGCCTTCAATCGCAAGCTGATCCAGGCCTTCGCCGCAGCCGGCATCCCGGTACTCGCAGGCACAGACACGCCAGTCCCCGGTATGGTGGCAGGCTTCGCTCTGCACGATGAACTCGAAGCGATGGCCCGTTATGGGTTGAGCAACCAGCAGGTGTTGGAAGGAGCAACCCGGCTCCCGGCGGAGTGGCTCGGAGTCGCAGGAGACCGCGGCGTAGTCGCACCAGGCAAGCGCGCAGATCTACTTCTGCTCGACGCCGATCCCATGGCGGATGTCGCAAACACCCGCAGGATCACGGCAGTGATCGCAGGCGGACGCTTCCTCTCACGTACAGATCTCGATCAGCAGATGGCTGCCCTCGCTAAGCGGTACGCAAAGATGAGAGCCGCGGACACCGTACCCACCGGCAAGCCTCACGCCTTGCCTTGA